A single Phragmites australis chromosome 4, lpPhrAust1.1, whole genome shotgun sequence DNA region contains:
- the LOC133914281 gene encoding mitochondrial import inner membrane translocase subunit TIM17-1-like — translation MTTPETQREPCPDRIFDDVGGAFGMGAVGGSAYHFVKGIYNSPNGHRLAGGAVAARMNAPGIGGSFAVWGGLFSCFDCAMVYARQKEDPWNSIATGAATGGLLAMRQGLLASGRSAVFGGVLLALIEGAGIMLNRVWVGPPPEDPLQFPGQDTSQPAPVGFLGVLPAPPVVVQEIPVPESAPTGWFGGLFGRKQHDKVTGGDRKSEMLELDLPSTAVPSFDYK, via the coding sequence ATGACCACACCGGAGACGCAGCGGGAGCCGTGCCCGGACCGCATCTTCGACGATGTCGGCGGCGCCTTCGGGATGGGCGCCGTGGGGGGCTCCGCCTACCACTTCGTCAAGGGCATCTACAACTCCCCCAACGGCCACCGCCTCGCTGGCGGTGCTGTGGCCGCCCGCATGAACGCGCCGGGCATCGGGGGCAGCTTCGCCGTCTGGGGAGGCCTCTTCTCCTGCTTCGACTGCGCCATGGTATACGCCCGCCAGAAGGAGGATCCCTGGAATTCCATCGCCACCGGCGCCGCCACGGGTGGCCTGCTCGCCATGCGCCAGGGCCTTCTCGCATCCGGCAGGTCCGCGGTCTTCGGCGGCGTTCTCCTCGCGCTCATCGAGGGCGCTGGGATCATGCTCAACCGCGTCTGGGTCggcccgccgccggaggaccCGCTGCAGTTCCCCGGGCAGGACACCTCCCAGCCCGCACCCGTTGGCTTCCTGGGCGTGCTGCCGGCGCCGCCGGTCGTGGTTCAGGAGATCCCAGTCCCTGAGTCTGCCCCGACTGGGTGGTTTGGCGGTTTGTTTGGGAGGAAGCAGCACGACAAGGTTACAGGTGGGGATCGCAAGTCGGAGATGTTGGAGTTAGACTTGCCCAGCACGGCCGTTCCCTCCTTCGATTACAAGTGA